A window of Geotrypetes seraphini chromosome 16, aGeoSer1.1, whole genome shotgun sequence genomic DNA:
gggatggaaaggctacaaaataaacccaccaggacgtttgaaaaaaccccaaacatgcCCGACTGGGCGGGAAAAacgaattgaattgaaaaatttcccctgaatcaggcagcactagtagacTGTGAGGTGTGCGTGCTACTGCTAGGCATATCCCTGACCTGCCcatccccctcccatatccacACCCCTGCCTTGCATTCGAGCATGATAAAGTTTGCACCTATAGAATTTCAAATAACGGCAGTTACACGCGTAACTGCTAATTTGTGCCAGTTAACGTCAATCAACACCAATTAGAGCTAATAATTAGTTGTTAGCACCTATTAACAACTGATTAGACAATTAATTTGCATATGTAGCTGTTCTATAACTTGCGTATGCAGCTTTGCTTGCTCTGCATTATAGACTTAGGGAAAAGTATTCAGTTGAACTCCAAATTATATAAAATTCCCAATCGTGAGCAGCAAAACACATCCTGAGCTTTGTGATGCATTTTTCTATCTGGAGGAACTGAGTATATTGTGTGTTTAGAAGAAAACTGAATAGAATAGAACCCAAGTGCCTCCCTGACCTGCCCCTCATTgctcgctttctctctctgtgcagcCAGATGCACCCGTGACACGGGAGTGCGTGGAGAGCCTGCTTCAGAAGTTTGCAGCCCAGGAGCTGATTGAAGTGAAAGGTCACCTCTTGGATGAGGAAGATCGTCCAACCGTGGTGGTCTTTGCCGACCACTCCAAGCTCACAGCTATGATGGCAGTGATGGAGAAAAAAGCCAGCCCAGCagcagggggggaagccggaggcgCACAGAAGCGGCGATTGGAGCAGGACCCTGTAGCCTCAACTGCTCCCTCTGTCCTCAGTGGTCTCTCCTCAGAAAAGAAGGTGACTGAGCCCCCAAAGAAGTCACGGAAGCAAGCCTCGGACCTGGATCTAGAGATTGAGAGCCTGCTCAGtcagcagtccaccaaagaacaGCAGAGCAAAAAGGTGCGGCCTAGAGGAGGCAGGGGGAGGTCCTGACCAAGTATTTGCAGAGGAATTGGATGGTTACCCTTTAGGGAGGGCCTGCAGCCCCAtcaactgctctctctctctctacctctcatATGCTGGGAGAGTGCCTCCTGACCCTGTTTCATCCTGCCGCAGGTCAGCCAAGAGATCTTGGAGCTACTGAACACCAGTACAGCAAAGGAACAGTCGATCGTGGAGAAGTTCCGGTCACGAGGCCGGGCACAAGTGCAGGAATTCTGCGATTGCGGCACAAAGGAAGAGTGTATGAAGGAGAACAGCGCGGAACGACCCTGCCACAAACTGCACTTCAGGTACTTGGGTTGTTGtggaactagggttaccagacgtccgagaAAACCCacaaatgtcctctttttagaggactgtccaggtgtctggaaggatttccaaaacctggcagtttgtccgggttttggaagtccctgagctcggggctgcgtctggagggccttagCGCATGTGCGGACGTTGTCACAGTGACATCATATGCACGCATGCGTGTGACCTCATCGCGTCGATGCATGCGCACCGGCCCTACAGATGTGGCCTCGAGCTCAGAGAGGTTCGTGGGGGGTGGCGGATCCAAAGGCAGAATGGGTTGAGGCTGGGGACAGAATGGGGTggagccaggtgtcctctttgATTTTTTGTTTAAGAGGAAATCTAGCAATCCTATGTAGAACTGGGAGGTTGAAACATATCTAGAGAGACTGGCAGATAAGCATGGACAGTGTCAGAAATTGTTTCACAAAGACCAAGGGGGACGTAGTGTAATCACGATTCcgatctctccccttcctctaggCGTATCATTAACAAACACACAGATGAATCCTTGGGGGACTGTTCCTTTCTCAACACCTGTTTCCACATGGACACTTGCAAGTATGTACACTACGAGATCGACTCGTGCACAGATGTGGAAACCTTGGGGAGTCCCGACAACCCAGCAGGCCAGGTGCTAGCGCTGGCCAAAGGGGTCAGCGGGAGGGACTCCAGTGTAGACAGGCTGTTCCCTCCTCAGGTATGAAGTACAGAGGGGCAGGGGAATAGGCTTTAATTATTTCCACTCTGGCATTTGGACATCAGCGCAGAGTGCATTTTGTGCATCTCTTGCCAATGTTGCTCTGCAGTTACGGAATGCAATCTTTTTCAGTGGATCCGCTGTGATATCCGGTACCTTGACATCAGCATCCTGGGGAAGTTTGCCGTAGTGATGGCAGATCCCCCTTGGGACATCCACATGGAGCTCCCCTACGGGACCTTGACGGATGATGAGATGAGGAAACTGAAGATTCCCGTTCTGCAGGACGAAGGCTTCCTCTTCCTCTGGGTTACAGGGAGGTGAGAGACAGGAAAGCAGCAGCCTTTGCTATTCTAGTAAAGGGAGAGAGACCCAAAGCTCTGCTAAAGTactttccttttaccttcccacACCAGAACTGAGACCAAGTGCACCTGAGATCCTACACCTACCCTCTCCCCTAGGTGTGGCAAAGTACATTACTCCTGCCTTTCAACATGCCATGTTAGTGTGGCACTGAAATCCATTGTACACAGATCTACCAttgcactagaccaggggtaggcaattctggtcctcgagagccggagccaggtcaggttttcaggatatctacaatgaatatgtatgagatagatttgcatgcactgtctttttgagatgcaaatctatctcgtgcatatttattgtggatatcctgaaaacctgacctggctccggctctcgaggaccggaattgcctacccctgcactagaccccTGGCCTGCAGCATTCCCTGCTATTTCAGAACTGAGAAACCCACAAACAGCTGTACTATTGCGCCTTAAGATCAGAAGATTAAAAACCTACTTTCCGTTCCATCCTTAAGAGTTATAAATACACGATGGGATGCTCCCTTTTCAGTCACATCTGAAGCTCACTGCTGGCACAGCTTAGGAAAGAAAAAATCCTTAATAAATTCAAAGGAATGCTAACATGTTTCTtgtataaagatgcatttgattcttaAACTTGAACGAGGCCTCTTAAGAGccttttatatttatttgataTTATTACTCCGTGCCGCTAGGGAAGAGCCGCGTCAGCTTTGGCTCTTCCCTAGCGGCACGGAGTAATAATATAAAAGGGAACAAGAGAGAGAGCAGAGAGACttaacaaagaaacaaaataagCAAAGTTACtctttctatatttagaatagtCTGTTGGTGCTTTCAAGTAGTGGGTGACTCCTACCGTTGTTATAGTGAAAATaagaaataataattaaaaatacaCAAGAAAAATTAAAAGTTCCCATCAAACTGATATAATAAAACCAGCAGCAAAATTCAAGCATAAACCAACGTAAAATCGCTACTTATCTACATTATCTCTCCTATTCTGTATACTGAATTCATTGCTTCTTCATTGTAACTATGTTGCTGATTGTCTagttcttcttgttgtaaaccgtctcggactaccatggctttggtggtatataagaaataaaattattattattatctttagcATAGATATTCCGTGGCGATGATATGTGATGAGGATCTGCGGTCCACAAGTTCATATATTCCCAAAGTGTACTCATGCAGTATTAAGTGGAACTAGTGATATATCCTATATTATCAATCAAATAAATAGCTTTGCCAGTCTTCTGTTTTACCCTAAATTATTCTGCTGTTgtccatttctccttttcttggTTCTCCAGCTCCAGCTGAGTTTCCTATTACATCATCAGGGAGACTCCATATAACTATAGCTGCGTTAAAACCGCATCACACCACGTAAGGTTTTAGTAAACTGTATTTGCGTGCACAACACAAAAAGATCATATAAAAAAGAAGTAAATTAAAaggcaatacacttctccctccgaattcgcAGTTTCAGtacccgcggattcggttatccacaatttttttgggggggaaaagaaaCGCAgcatcccggaccttccccagaccttacctggtggacaGGCGACGACGCGGGGCAGGAtagatcttcctatgctcctgccccgtgcagagccttcatcaaaatagctgccgtgagttcccgttgtcttGAGActgaactcacggcagccattttcatgacggctctgcacggggcaggagcgtaggaagatcgattCTGCCCGCgtcgctgctagaccaccaggtaaggtctggggaaggtccgggacgcaggagggaggcggggggggggggggggtcagagccagccctaaaagttattcacattttttttaatattcgcggaccgactctgctcctaacccctgtgaatattgagGGGGAAATATAATATAACAGCATTAGATTTGATAGATTATTGTGTTTGACATTGCAAATTAAGGGACCTCTCAATTTAAGAGTGGGATTATCATCCAGTTTACCTTTTTGTGTCTGTCTTTGCATTcgatttttaaatgttatttgtcCTTCTTATTTTATACAAATTCTACATTGCTTTGAAACCTGATATTGCgatttaatcaaaatttttaattaaacttgaaacttggcagatctttcagaattttttttttttttaaatatatttttcaggGCGATGGAATTGGGTAGAGAATGCCTCAAACTGTGGGGGTAAGTTTTGTCCCAGAGCCTGGATACCATCTTTGAAAGGCCTGAAATCCAATCTGTTGCTTGCTGGGAAGGTGGGGCTGTCATTGGAGGTTCTTAAGGGATTGTTTTGATTTTATAGCAGTGATTTGTATGCTTATCCCCAACCTCTCCTAGGTACGATAGAGTTGATGAAATCATCTGGGTAAAGACAAACCAGCTGCAGCGGATTATCCGGACTGGCCGTACAGGACACTGGCTGAACCATGGCAAGGAGCACTGCCTGGTAATATCCTTTGAATGATCAGCTCAGTGAGGACAGAGGTGGAACTGATGACGCAAAGGTTAACAGCCTTCTTCTTTCTTTAGGTTGGCGTGAAAGGAAACCCACAAGGATTTAACAGAGGACTAGACTGTGATGTAATAGTGGCAGAGGTGAGATTCTTTTCGATGTGTGAAtcccatagtagagaatgacatggagaaaaaaatttgtccctgtccccgcaaactCGGTCCCTGTCTCCACCCCGTCTCCTCAAGCTCAGTCCCCACCCAGTCAACCATTGCGCGGGACTTGTGAGAATGGTGACCACGTCCTGGCACTTCCGAAAGAGAAAACTGTTAAAGAGCACACGTGAAGGTGAGGGGGAGATGGCTAGATGAatggatgtttgtttgtttttgccaaTGGTGGGAAGGGAGCGAGTGGGGCTGCAGattgggaggggtgggaagggaagcaacgcggcagatactttactgcagggacaaggccattgtCCCTGTACCTACTGCCACCAGGTTTTTTTACTCCTCATTCCAGCaagctagccgcgggtaatattcatcctgtcattctctaccccacaAGAAACACGCTTCCCCCTCTGTTCCCTACAgttcttctccctcccccagcCACTGATCTTTTTCAGATGTGAGATGTTTTTTCCCCAATGCTGTTACTGTCTCccacag
This region includes:
- the METTL3 gene encoding N6-adenosine-methyltransferase catalytic subunit isoform X1, coding for MSDTWSNIQAHKRKLESLRERLQRRKDVTSQLGLDLKNPEAVLTPVLRSDSPIPVVSTGTPKPAGSSQDVTFSPELENKLLHHLSDLALVLPTDSASIQQAISTPDAPVTRECVESLLQKFAAQELIEVKGHLLDEEDRPTVVVFADHSKLTAMMAVMEKKASPAAGGEAGGAQKRRLEQDPVASTAPSVLSGLSSEKKVTEPPKKSRKQASDLDLEIESLLSQQSTKEQQSKKVSQEILELLNTSTAKEQSIVEKFRSRGRAQVQEFCDCGTKEECMKENSAERPCHKLHFRRIINKHTDESLGDCSFLNTCFHMDTCKYVHYEIDSCTDVETLGSPDNPAGQVLALAKGVSGRDSSVDRLFPPQWIRCDIRYLDISILGKFAVVMADPPWDIHMELPYGTLTDDEMRKLKIPVLQDEGFLFLWVTGRAMELGRECLKLWGYDRVDEIIWVKTNQLQRIIRTGRTGHWLNHGKEHCLVGVKGNPQGFNRGLDCDVIVAEVRSTSHKPDEIYGMIERLSPGTRKIELFGRPHNVQPNWITLGNQLDGIHLLDPDVVARFKERYPDGIISKPKNM
- the METTL3 gene encoding N6-adenosine-methyltransferase catalytic subunit isoform X2, with protein sequence MSPRSWAWPDAPVTRECVESLLQKFAAQELIEVKGHLLDEEDRPTVVVFADHSKLTAMMAVMEKKASPAAGGEAGGAQKRRLEQDPVASTAPSVLSGLSSEKKVTEPPKKSRKQASDLDLEIESLLSQQSTKEQQSKKVSQEILELLNTSTAKEQSIVEKFRSRGRAQVQEFCDCGTKEECMKENSAERPCHKLHFRRIINKHTDESLGDCSFLNTCFHMDTCKYVHYEIDSCTDVETLGSPDNPAGQVLALAKGVSGRDSSVDRLFPPQWIRCDIRYLDISILGKFAVVMADPPWDIHMELPYGTLTDDEMRKLKIPVLQDEGFLFLWVTGRAMELGRECLKLWGYDRVDEIIWVKTNQLQRIIRTGRTGHWLNHGKEHCLVGVKGNPQGFNRGLDCDVIVAEVRSTSHKPDEIYGMIERLSPGTRKIELFGRPHNVQPNWITLGNQLDGIHLLDPDVVARFKERYPDGIISKPKNM